In Desulfovibrio sp. Fe33, one DNA window encodes the following:
- a CDS encoding PhzF family phenazine biosynthesis protein — protein sequence MKLDLYQVDAFADEVFSGNPAAVVPLYEWLSDDLMRKIALENNLPETAFFVRKGEYFELRWFTPEIEIDLCGHATLASAHVIYRHLDYSDPAVVFQTKSGRLFVDHEDNYYSMDFPAWSCSRIQVTERVTKALGARPVELYMGRRDMMAVFETEEDIRALAPDFRLVSALDGLCLICTAPGLDHDFVSRVFVSEESIPEDPVTGSAHCTLVPYWADRLGKSEFHAFQASARGGSLHCEYLGDRVKIAGRAVTYMTGTIYL from the coding sequence ATGAAACTCGATCTTTACCAGGTGGACGCGTTCGCGGACGAGGTTTTCTCAGGAAATCCGGCGGCGGTGGTTCCGCTCTACGAGTGGCTATCCGACGACCTCATGCGCAAGATCGCCCTGGAGAACAACCTGCCCGAAACCGCCTTTTTCGTTCGAAAGGGCGAGTATTTCGAGTTGCGTTGGTTCACCCCGGAGATAGAGATCGACTTGTGCGGCCACGCCACCCTGGCCAGCGCCCACGTCATCTATCGGCACCTGGATTATTCCGATCCGGCCGTGGTCTTCCAGACCAAGAGCGGTAGGCTCTTCGTGGACCACGAGGACAACTACTATTCCATGGACTTTCCGGCCTGGTCCTGTTCCCGAATTCAAGTCACCGAGAGGGTGACCAAGGCCTTGGGGGCGAGGCCCGTCGAGCTGTACATGGGCCGCCGTGACATGATGGCCGTGTTCGAGACCGAGGAGGACATCCGGGCGCTTGCTCCCGACTTCCGCCTGGTTTCGGCGCTGGACGGCCTTTGTCTTATTTGTACCGCTCCCGGTCTGGACCACGATTTCGTGTCCCGCGTATTCGTTTCGGAAGAGAGCATCCCGGAAGACCCGGTTACCGGCTCGGCCCATTGCACCCTGGTTCCGTACTGGGCCGACCGCCTCGGAAAATCGGAGTTCCACGCCTTTCAGGCTTCTGCGAGGGGCGGCTCGCTCCATTGCGAATATCTCGGCGACCGCGTCAAGATCGCAGGTAGAGCCGTGACCTACATGACCGGAACCATTTACCTCTAG
- a CDS encoding phenylpyruvate tautomerase MIF-related protein, with translation MPFIKVETNVAVSDENACLKAISALAADILGKPESYVLAVLEPAKRLLFGGTPEPAAFVTLDSIGLPEARTPELSAAVCGFLNRELAIPSNRVYIAFGNIERNLFGWDGRTF, from the coding sequence ATGCCGTTCATCAAGGTGGAAACCAACGTTGCTGTTTCCGATGAGAACGCCTGCCTCAAGGCGATCTCAGCCCTGGCTGCGGACATCCTCGGCAAGCCCGAGTCCTACGTCCTGGCCGTGCTCGAACCGGCAAAACGCCTCCTCTTCGGCGGCACCCCGGAACCAGCCGCATTCGTCACCCTCGACTCCATAGGACTTCCCGAGGCACGCACCCCGGAACTTTCCGCCGCCGTCTGCGGCTTTTTGAACAGGGAACTCGCCATCCCGTCCAATCGGGTCTACATCGCCTTCGGCAACATCGAACGCAACCTGTTCGGCTGGGACGGGCGGACGTTCTGA
- a CDS encoding penicillin-binding protein 1A, which produces MNKFLKIFGILFLGCAVAGVCAAVAIYLWAAKDLPSFKKITDYKPPLVTTVYAQDDKVLGYFYKEKRFLVTLDQMSEWIPKAFLAAEDASFYEHDGVDLTAIVRAFKANLMAGRTKQGGSTITQQVIKRLLLTSERSYKRKLKEAILAFRLENYLTKEEILTIYLNHIFLGAHSYGVEAASRTYFAKHSKDLTIAQAALIAGLPQAPTRYNPYQSFELARQRQEYVLSHMRGLGWITEEQYQEALAEPIELKSMDDPSWQVGAYYLEEVRRWLVDQYGEDMVYNGGLTVTTPCSLKHQGAAEKALRRGLLDSAQRRGWLGPVGHFTEADKPGVLEEGPQTTDGIMEKDRLMKAFVTGVSSSEARVEFGKFKGTIPLKAMWWVREPDFRKSHEDVPNPTDARKILKKGDVVWVTVDSAPEKEDGTWILDLEREPEVEGALVSIKPGTGEVVALVGGYSFAKSQFNRATQARRQPGSAFKPVVYSAALDNGYTAASIVLDAPIVYANDAEGKLWRPENFEGTFEGPTLLRTALVKSKNLCTIRVAQKLGIRTIIERAEAMGLESDFPHDLSVSLGSAVVTPMNLCEAYTTFARGGSYIKPRTVLSVKSAWGDELYASKPEAVDAMSPQTAYIMSTLMKQVVQNGTGWRAKVLKRPVAGKTGTSNMEQDAWFMGFAPYLLTGVYVGFDELTPMGKWETGSRAASPIWVDYRKHVEEDYPYEDFTQPPGIVMVKVDGKTGKLASPSSTEEYFLPFKVGSEPTETSSSYGENGEAPASADDLFKQTF; this is translated from the coding sequence ATGAACAAATTCTTGAAAATATTTGGTATATTGTTTCTTGGATGTGCTGTGGCAGGTGTTTGCGCGGCCGTTGCGATTTATTTATGGGCGGCCAAGGATTTGCCCAGCTTCAAGAAAATAACGGACTATAAGCCGCCTTTGGTGACTACGGTCTACGCCCAGGACGACAAGGTGCTCGGCTATTTCTACAAGGAAAAGCGGTTCCTGGTCACTCTGGATCAGATGAGCGAATGGATTCCCAAGGCGTTTCTGGCCGCGGAGGACGCGTCCTTCTACGAGCACGACGGCGTCGATCTGACCGCCATCGTCCGCGCCTTCAAGGCCAACCTCATGGCCGGGCGCACCAAGCAGGGCGGTTCGACCATCACCCAGCAGGTCATCAAGCGGTTGCTGCTGACCTCCGAGCGCAGCTACAAGCGCAAGCTCAAGGAGGCCATCCTCGCTTTTCGTCTGGAGAACTACCTGACCAAGGAAGAGATTCTGACCATATATCTGAATCATATCTTCCTCGGTGCGCATTCCTACGGCGTGGAAGCCGCGTCCAGAACCTATTTCGCCAAGCACTCCAAGGACCTGACCATTGCCCAGGCGGCCTTGATCGCGGGTCTGCCCCAGGCCCCCACCCGGTACAATCCCTACCAGAGTTTCGAGCTGGCGAGGCAGCGTCAGGAGTACGTCCTCAGTCACATGCGCGGACTGGGGTGGATTACCGAGGAGCAGTACCAGGAGGCGCTCGCCGAACCGATCGAGCTCAAATCCATGGACGATCCGTCCTGGCAGGTAGGCGCGTATTATCTGGAAGAGGTCCGCCGTTGGCTCGTCGACCAGTACGGCGAGGACATGGTGTATAACGGCGGCCTGACCGTGACTACGCCGTGCAGCCTCAAGCACCAGGGTGCGGCGGAAAAAGCGCTTCGGCGCGGGCTTCTCGATTCCGCCCAGCGGCGGGGCTGGCTCGGTCCGGTGGGGCATTTCACCGAGGCCGACAAGCCCGGCGTCCTGGAGGAGGGCCCGCAGACCACCGACGGCATCATGGAGAAGGACCGCCTCATGAAGGCGTTCGTGACCGGTGTTTCCAGCAGCGAAGCCCGAGTCGAATTCGGCAAGTTCAAGGGAACCATTCCTCTCAAAGCCATGTGGTGGGTGCGCGAGCCCGATTTCAGGAAGAGCCATGAGGACGTGCCGAACCCCACCGACGCCCGCAAGATTTTGAAAAAGGGCGATGTGGTCTGGGTGACTGTGGACAGCGCCCCGGAAAAGGAAGACGGCACCTGGATTCTCGACCTTGAGCGCGAGCCCGAGGTCGAGGGCGCGCTTGTCTCCATCAAGCCCGGCACCGGCGAGGTCGTCGCCCTGGTGGGCGGGTATTCCTTTGCCAAAAGCCAGTTCAATCGGGCCACTCAGGCTCGGCGGCAGCCCGGTTCGGCCTTCAAGCCCGTCGTGTACTCGGCTGCGCTGGACAACGGCTACACCGCCGCGAGCATCGTCCTCGACGCGCCCATCGTGTACGCCAACGACGCCGAAGGCAAACTGTGGCGGCCCGAGAACTTCGAGGGCACCTTCGAAGGACCGACCCTGCTGCGCACCGCCCTGGTCAAGTCCAAGAACCTGTGCACCATCCGCGTGGCCCAGAAGCTCGGCATCCGGACTATTATCGAGCGAGCCGAGGCCATGGGCCTTGAGTCGGATTTCCCGCACGACCTGTCCGTGTCCCTGGGGTCCGCCGTGGTCACGCCCATGAATCTCTGTGAGGCGTACACCACTTTTGCGCGTGGCGGTTCTTACATCAAGCCGCGCACGGTTCTGTCCGTCAAGTCCGCCTGGGGCGATGAGCTTTATGCCTCCAAGCCGGAGGCCGTGGACGCCATGAGCCCGCAGACGGCCTACATCATGTCCACCCTCATGAAGCAGGTAGTGCAGAACGGAACCGGCTGGCGCGCCAAGGTGTTGAAGCGGCCCGTCGCAGGCAAGACCGGCACTTCCAACATGGAGCAGGACGCCTGGTTCATGGGCTTTGCTCCGTATCTGCTGACCGGCGTGTACGTGGGCTTCGACGAGTTGACTCCCATGGGCAAGTGGGAGACCGGCTCGCGCGCGGCCAGCCCCATCTGGGTGGATTACCGCAAGCACGTGGAGGAAGATTATCCCTACGAGGACTTCACTCAGCCGCCAGGAATCGTTATGGTCAAAGTTGACGGCAAAACCGGCAAACTGGCCTCGCCGTCGTCGACCGAAGAGTATTTCTTGCCGTTCAAGGTCGGGTCCGAACCAACGGAAACGTCCAGTTCCTACGGCGAAAACGGGGAGGCTCCGGCTTCGGCGGACGATTTGTTCAAGCAAACCTTCTAG